A genomic region of Vibrio ziniensis contains the following coding sequences:
- a CDS encoding UxaA family hydrolase: MNSLIKIHPADNVAVALKDLSAGTTVVVDGQEVTLHEDIPQAHKVALQTFAQNDLIIKYGCPIGHALQTIELGNRVYQDNIRTNLSDLNEYQYQPDFQNVISTLENKPVNIYRRANGDVGIRNELWIIPTVGCVNAMANMMKKQFESEVDMSAIDGVQVFTHQYGCSQLGDDHNNTKILLQNLVKHPNSGGVLVVGLGCENNQVNAFKDTLGEYDEERVQFMICQKQDDEVEYGVEMMKKLYEVMSKDQRVAGHLNEVRFGLECGGSDGFSGITANPLLGRFSDYLVTHGGTTVLTEVPEMFGAEHILMSRCADESVFDNTVSMINNFKQYFIDHKQPIYENPSPGNKAGGISTLEEKSLGCTQKAGSSQVMDVLKYGERLTKPGLNLLSAPGNDAIATSALAMAGCHMVLFSTGRGTPYGGPVPTLKLATNSDLARRKPHWIDFNAGTLVEGTPMDTLLEQFVDKVADFVNGEPTRNEINEFREIAVFKSGVTL, translated from the coding sequence ATGAACTCTCTGATCAAAATACATCCAGCGGATAACGTAGCAGTTGCATTGAAAGACTTGAGTGCAGGCACAACAGTTGTTGTGGATGGACAGGAAGTGACTTTGCATGAGGACATTCCTCAGGCTCATAAAGTCGCGCTGCAAACCTTTGCTCAAAATGATCTGATCATCAAATACGGCTGCCCTATCGGTCATGCGTTGCAAACGATTGAACTTGGCAATCGTGTCTATCAGGACAACATTCGTACTAACTTGAGCGATCTCAACGAATACCAATACCAACCTGATTTCCAAAATGTGATTAGCACATTGGAGAACAAGCCAGTAAACATCTACCGTCGCGCGAATGGTGATGTCGGTATTCGTAACGAGCTTTGGATCATTCCAACTGTTGGCTGTGTTAATGCCATGGCTAACATGATGAAGAAGCAGTTTGAGTCTGAAGTCGACATGTCTGCTATCGACGGCGTGCAAGTGTTTACTCACCAATACGGCTGTTCACAGCTTGGTGATGACCACAACAACACTAAAATTCTGCTGCAGAACTTGGTGAAGCATCCGAACTCTGGCGGTGTTTTGGTCGTGGGTTTAGGTTGTGAAAACAACCAAGTCAATGCTTTTAAAGACACACTAGGCGAATACGATGAAGAACGTGTCCAATTCATGATCTGTCAAAAGCAGGACGATGAAGTGGAATACGGTGTTGAGATGATGAAAAAGCTGTATGAGGTAATGTCGAAAGACCAACGTGTTGCGGGGCATCTCAACGAAGTTCGATTTGGCTTGGAATGTGGCGGCTCTGATGGCTTCTCAGGCATCACAGCCAACCCTCTACTTGGTCGCTTCTCTGATTACCTTGTTACTCATGGCGGTACAACCGTACTGACTGAAGTGCCTGAGATGTTCGGAGCAGAACACATTCTGATGAGTCGCTGCGCAGACGAGAGCGTGTTCGACAATACCGTATCAATGATCAATAACTTCAAGCAATACTTTATTGATCACAAGCAGCCGATTTACGAAAACCCGTCGCCAGGTAACAAAGCGGGCGGTATTTCGACACTGGAAGAGAAATCTTTGGGTTGTACGCAAAAGGCTGGCTCAAGTCAGGTAATGGATGTTTTGAAATACGGTGAGCGCTTGACCAAACCAGGTCTAAACCTACTGAGCGCTCCGGGTAACGATGCTATCGCGACCTCAGCTCTTGCGATGGCTGGCTGTCACATGGTGCTGTTCAGTACTGGTCGCGGTACTCCTTATGGTGGCCCTGTACCGACGTTGAAACTGGCAACCAACAGTGACCTGGCCCGTCGTAAACCACACTGGATCGACTTTAACGCTGGCACTCTGGTAGAAGGAACGCCTATGGATACACTACTTGAGCAGTTTGTTGATAAGGTGGCGGACTTTGTCAATGGCGAGCCAACACGCAACGAAATCAATGAGTTCCGTGAAATCGCTGTATTCAAGAGCGGTGTAACGCTTTAA
- a CDS encoding tagaturonate reductase has protein sequence MKQLNRDTFPGPSYPTKIIQFGEGNFLRAFLDWQIDQLNEHTDFNSGVSVVRPIDTDFPPSLNTQQGVYTTLIRGLDETGQAVSQSRVIYSVNEELSAYYDFQALLGLARNPDTKFVFSNTTEAGIAFVESDLLEDLPPSSYPAKLTRMLWERYNHFEADEDKGWIIVPCELIDYNGECLKEIIWRYIETWNLPIEFKEWVEAANTFCSTLVDRIVTGYPKDEVTELEAKLGYKDTFMVSAENFYLFVIQGPQWLNQALCLDQLSAEQSLNIKIVDDIKPYKERKVAILNGAHTALVPVAFQAGIDTVGESMADEQMAAYLKEVMFSEIIPTLSLPKDELQAFAQDVEYRFKNPYIKHLLLSISLNGMTKFKTRILPQLLTYQKTTNQLPRYLSFALAALITFYRGEREDGNYPLNDDQPWLDLFASEWPKVTSGEQSYSALVETVLGDAAHWGEDLNKVPGLTECVTAHVERICQLGMRQALAGC, from the coding sequence ATGAAACAGCTAAACCGAGATACCTTTCCCGGCCCATCTTACCCAACCAAAATCATTCAATTTGGTGAAGGTAATTTTTTACGCGCATTCTTAGACTGGCAAATTGACCAGCTTAACGAACACACTGATTTCAATTCAGGTGTCAGCGTTGTTCGTCCAATCGATACTGATTTCCCGCCAAGTTTGAATACCCAGCAAGGTGTTTACACCACGCTAATCCGTGGTCTGGATGAAACAGGTCAAGCAGTATCACAATCACGTGTCATCTATTCTGTTAATGAAGAGCTCTCTGCGTACTATGATTTCCAAGCACTACTAGGGCTTGCTCGTAATCCAGATACTAAGTTTGTGTTCTCAAACACAACAGAAGCGGGTATTGCATTTGTGGAGAGCGATCTTCTTGAAGATTTACCACCGAGCAGTTACCCAGCAAAGCTGACACGCATGCTTTGGGAACGCTACAACCACTTCGAAGCGGATGAAGACAAAGGTTGGATCATCGTTCCTTGCGAGCTTATTGATTACAACGGCGAGTGCTTGAAAGAAATTATCTGGCGCTACATCGAAACGTGGAATCTACCGATTGAGTTCAAAGAGTGGGTAGAAGCGGCGAACACATTCTGTTCAACACTAGTTGACCGTATTGTTACTGGCTATCCAAAAGATGAAGTCACTGAGCTAGAAGCAAAACTGGGCTATAAAGATACCTTTATGGTGAGCGCCGAAAACTTCTATCTGTTTGTGATCCAAGGACCTCAATGGCTAAACCAAGCACTGTGTCTGGATCAACTGAGTGCGGAGCAATCGCTCAACATTAAGATTGTTGATGACATCAAGCCTTACAAAGAACGCAAAGTCGCGATTCTTAACGGCGCACATACTGCCCTTGTACCTGTGGCATTCCAAGCTGGTATTGATACCGTTGGTGAAAGCATGGCAGATGAGCAAATGGCGGCATACCTGAAAGAAGTGATGTTCTCTGAGATCATCCCAACGCTTTCGCTGCCAAAAGATGAACTGCAAGCGTTCGCTCAAGATGTGGAATATCGCTTCAAAAACCCATACATCAAGCATCTGCTATTGTCTATTTCATTAAATGGTATGACAAAATTCAAAACCCGAATTTTGCCTCAGTTGCTGACTTATCAAAAAACCACCAACCAGCTTCCTCGTTATTTAAGTTTTGCGCTAGCGGCTTTGATCACTTTCTATCGTGGTGAGCGTGAAGACGGAAACTACCCTCTAAATGACGACCAGCCATGGCTTGATCTGTTCGCAAGCGAGTGGCCAAAAGTCACATCTGGCGAGCAAAGTTACTCTGCATTGGTTGAAACTGTGCTAGGTGATGCGGCTCATTGGGGGGAAGACCTAAATAAAGTTCCTGGTTTGACAGAATGCGTCACTGCACATGTTGAACGTATCTGCCAACTTGGTATGCGACAAGCACTCGCTGGCTGTTAA
- a CDS encoding glutamine amidotransferase, protein MKTLLIINVGQAPEQQLEKYGDFEFWAQRAISEVDINVTFLDGINNELPAYDTLLGVIIMGSLSMVTEKTDWMLRLSNNIIELTETKIPLLGICFGHQLIAQALGGIVSYNPKGLEIGTVELERLSDANSDPLFEQVPESFTAQTVHFQSVQQLPPNAVCLAKSELDNHHAFRAGTCTWGVQFHPEFTSDIMRDSVNGLKEAIADQYEHKLDQIAETEQAKQILVRFAQMCKSSIDHH, encoded by the coding sequence ATGAAAACGTTATTGATCATTAATGTTGGTCAGGCACCAGAACAACAACTAGAAAAATACGGCGATTTTGAATTTTGGGCACAAAGAGCCATCAGTGAAGTCGATATAAATGTCACGTTTTTAGACGGAATTAACAACGAGCTGCCTGCTTACGATACCCTGTTGGGTGTGATCATTATGGGTTCACTGTCCATGGTAACAGAGAAAACTGACTGGATGTTAAGGCTCTCAAACAACATCATTGAACTTACAGAGACAAAAATTCCTCTGCTTGGTATTTGCTTCGGGCATCAATTGATTGCCCAAGCTCTAGGGGGAATAGTGAGTTATAACCCGAAAGGCTTGGAGATTGGAACCGTTGAGCTAGAACGTCTATCTGACGCAAACAGTGATCCTTTGTTTGAACAAGTACCTGAGAGTTTTACCGCTCAGACAGTCCATTTCCAATCTGTACAACAGCTTCCACCGAACGCTGTTTGCCTCGCTAAAAGTGAGCTTGATAATCATCATGCCTTCCGTGCAGGAACCTGTACTTGGGGTGTTCAATTCCACCCAGAGTTCACCAGCGACATTATGCGAGATTCCGTTAATGGTTTGAAAGAAGCCATTGCTGACCAATATGAACACAAACTTGATCAGATAGCAGAAACAGAACAAGCAAAACAAATTCTGGTTCGATTCGCTCAAATGTGTAAATCAAGTATTGATCACCATTAA
- a CDS encoding M14 family metallopeptidase — protein sequence MKIFSNFDAGNIDVVSAENREDIQLTIRRDNQTEIAQWFFFRVESEANTEHKFRIANLAKSAYPEGWNGYDVVASYDREEWFRVPATFDGDNLNFAILPEYDSIYFAYFAPYSYERHLDLLHQAQMHPQTKLQTLGQTLDNRDISLLTIGEPSNEKKNIWITARQHPGETMAEWFVEGLLQRLLDNTDTVANALLDKAVFYIVPNMNPDGSVRGHLRTNAIGINLNREWQTPSLEKSPEVYYVRERMIETGVDMFLDIHGDEAIPYNFVAGAEGVPSYNEKMANLESLFKQALTFITPEFQDEFGYDKDEPGKANLTVGSNWVAEQFKCLSYTLEMPFKDHNCHPDELYGWSPERSVAFGQDVLAAIPAVIDHL from the coding sequence ATGAAGATATTTAGTAATTTTGACGCAGGCAATATTGACGTTGTCAGCGCAGAGAATCGTGAAGATATTCAACTTACCATCAGACGTGATAATCAAACTGAAATCGCTCAGTGGTTCTTCTTTCGTGTCGAAAGCGAAGCGAACACTGAACACAAATTCCGCATTGCGAATCTGGCTAAATCGGCGTACCCAGAAGGTTGGAATGGTTACGATGTGGTCGCTTCTTACGATCGAGAAGAGTGGTTCCGCGTACCGGCTACTTTTGATGGCGATAACCTGAATTTTGCAATCTTGCCTGAATACGATTCTATCTATTTCGCCTATTTTGCTCCTTACAGTTACGAGCGCCATTTGGACTTGTTGCATCAGGCTCAAATGCACCCACAAACCAAACTGCAAACGCTAGGGCAAACACTGGATAACCGTGACATCAGCCTGTTAACCATTGGTGAGCCAAGTAACGAGAAGAAAAACATCTGGATCACCGCTCGTCAGCATCCGGGGGAGACTATGGCTGAATGGTTTGTTGAAGGTTTGCTACAACGCTTGTTGGATAACACCGACACGGTTGCTAATGCATTGCTCGACAAAGCTGTGTTCTATATTGTGCCGAATATGAACCCTGATGGCAGCGTCCGTGGTCATTTGAGAACCAATGCGATTGGCATCAACCTCAACCGTGAATGGCAAACGCCTTCGCTAGAGAAAAGCCCTGAAGTGTATTATGTGCGCGAGCGTATGATCGAAACGGGTGTTGATATGTTCCTTGATATTCATGGCGATGAAGCGATTCCATATAACTTTGTGGCTGGTGCTGAGGGTGTTCCAAGTTACAACGAAAAAATGGCGAACTTAGAATCTCTGTTTAAGCAGGCGTTAACCTTTATTACTCCTGAATTTCAGGATGAATTTGGTTACGATAAAGATGAACCGGGTAAAGCGAACTTAACGGTTGGTTCTAATTGGGTTGCAGAACAGTTCAAATGTTTGTCTTATACCCTTGAGATGCCATTTAAAGACCACAATTGTCACCCTGATGAACTATATGGCTGGTCTCCTGAACGTAGTGTGGCGTTTGGTCAGGATGTTCTTGCGGCGATTCCAGCGGTTATCGACCACCTATAA
- a CDS encoding DNA-3-methyladenine glycosylase I, which produces MTIEKFASIYQRAAERKGGEDQLENLLKIPLSKAELATVPEDRWLSAFSMKVFQSGISWDVVRKKWPNFEELFFNFKVEPLLMLSDEMWEEKAQDPRIIRHLAKVMSIPRNARMIYETRAEHGSFSQMVAQWPLENITGLWEYMKKHGDRLGGNTGPYTLRQMGADTFIFSTDVEAYLRNTGVIDSAKTTKRAMTSANQAFSQWQQESNRTMSEISQIIAFSTGENRI; this is translated from the coding sequence ATGACTATCGAAAAATTTGCGTCTATTTATCAACGCGCTGCCGAACGTAAAGGTGGTGAAGACCAATTAGAGAACCTACTTAAAATACCATTAAGTAAAGCAGAGCTAGCTACAGTTCCTGAAGATCGCTGGTTATCTGCATTCAGCATGAAGGTGTTTCAATCGGGAATATCTTGGGATGTGGTCAGAAAGAAATGGCCAAACTTCGAAGAACTATTCTTTAATTTTAAAGTTGAACCGCTACTGATGCTGTCTGACGAAATGTGGGAGGAGAAAGCGCAGGACCCACGCATTATCCGTCATTTAGCCAAAGTGATGTCTATTCCACGTAATGCTCGTATGATTTATGAAACGAGGGCAGAACACGGCTCATTTAGCCAGATGGTTGCTCAATGGCCTTTGGAGAACATTACGGGGCTGTGGGAATACATGAAAAAGCACGGTGACCGTCTAGGTGGTAATACGGGGCCATATACGCTTCGTCAAATGGGTGCGGATACGTTTATTTTCTCAACGGATGTGGAAGCCTACCTTCGTAATACTGGCGTGATTGATAGCGCCAAGACAACCAAACGAGCAATGACATCGGCTAATCAAGCGTTCAGTCAGTGGCAGCAAGAGTCAAACCGCACCATGAGCGAAATCAGCCAGATCATCGCCTTCAGTACCGGAGAAAATAGAATCTAA
- a CDS encoding sensor domain-containing diguanylate cyclase: MDKQYDECEEYAAVISALPDMVFVLTESGRYAAIFGGENSDLYHDGSSLKGLTLSNVLPEEKANWFKDRIKETLDANCIKIFEYSLSANDVETVEAKSGPPGELRFEGRVSPLKSLRYGERAVVWVARNITLRHQIEQQLIYQSEVDDLSKTLNRRKFFEHLYDAFYTFKRYHENYCFLMLDIDNFKRINDSYGHSLGDEAIRKVAEICKLKIRKTDVIGRLGGDEFGIILKHTAEISPVAFAERLIEAVSCTLLHKELSDTHVSISIGLSHFKESDEGMEEIYHRADLALYDAKRRGKNRVSAKLN, from the coding sequence ATGGATAAACAGTATGATGAGTGTGAAGAATATGCTGCTGTCATTTCGGCTTTACCGGATATGGTTTTCGTTCTTACTGAGTCAGGCCGATATGCCGCCATTTTTGGTGGCGAAAACTCTGATCTTTACCACGACGGTTCATCACTTAAAGGGCTAACCCTTTCTAACGTACTTCCTGAAGAAAAAGCTAACTGGTTTAAAGACCGCATCAAGGAGACGCTTGATGCGAACTGCATTAAGATTTTTGAGTATTCTCTCTCTGCTAATGATGTTGAAACTGTAGAAGCAAAATCTGGTCCCCCTGGCGAACTGCGGTTTGAGGGGCGAGTCAGCCCTTTAAAATCGCTACGTTATGGCGAGCGAGCTGTGGTCTGGGTTGCTCGTAACATTACCCTCCGTCATCAAATTGAGCAGCAGCTTATCTACCAGTCTGAAGTGGATGATCTCTCTAAAACGCTAAATCGACGAAAGTTTTTCGAACACCTCTACGATGCTTTTTATACTTTCAAGCGATATCATGAGAACTACTGCTTCCTTATGCTTGATATCGATAACTTCAAACGAATTAACGACTCTTATGGGCACAGCTTAGGTGACGAAGCGATACGAAAAGTCGCAGAAATATGCAAACTCAAGATACGTAAAACTGACGTCATAGGTAGATTGGGGGGCGACGAATTCGGTATTATTCTTAAACATACCGCTGAGATATCTCCTGTTGCTTTTGCAGAAAGGTTGATAGAAGCGGTTTCGTGTACATTGCTGCACAAAGAGTTGTCAGATACACACGTATCCATCAGTATCGGATTAAGTCATTTCAAAGAGTCAGATGAAGGTATGGAAGAGATTTACCACCGAGCCGACCTTGCTCTTTATGATGCGAAACGACGTGGCAAAAATCGAGTTTCCGCGAAGCTCAATTAA
- a CDS encoding LysR family transcriptional regulator — MDKIETMKRFIAVAQTGSFTQASNQLGVPKSAISTSVSRLEEHLQTRLLRRSTRQVSLTEAGERYLSHSQRLIDELEGLENQFQRESNELSGVIKVDMPSRFFSTVLAPNLHEWFELHPKTQLRLVGADYRIDLIKERIDCVIRGGVLEDSNLVARHLGSIEMVNCVSPSYVEKHGLPTQLDELHKHFVVDYSPDQSIAASGFEYVKNSKTYFVSTQSLISVSTTDAYLSACLSGLGIIQLPKWGVQEQIAKGELIEVLSDYVCKPMTMSVLYESRHQQPRRIREFIDWISSLFERMSHNKKETNL, encoded by the coding sequence ATGGATAAAATCGAAACAATGAAGCGCTTTATAGCGGTTGCTCAGACAGGCAGCTTTACTCAGGCTTCCAATCAGCTTGGCGTACCAAAATCGGCGATATCAACGTCGGTGAGTCGTCTGGAGGAGCACTTACAAACAAGGTTACTTAGACGCAGCACAAGACAGGTTTCGTTGACGGAAGCCGGTGAACGTTATCTGTCCCATAGCCAACGGCTGATTGATGAACTGGAAGGATTGGAAAATCAGTTCCAGAGAGAAAGTAACGAGTTAAGTGGAGTCATCAAAGTGGATATGCCCAGTCGATTTTTCTCGACGGTATTAGCTCCGAATCTTCATGAGTGGTTTGAACTTCACCCCAAAACGCAGCTTAGGTTAGTAGGAGCGGATTACCGTATTGACCTGATCAAAGAGCGGATCGATTGCGTCATTCGTGGTGGAGTATTGGAAGACAGCAATCTTGTGGCGCGGCATTTGGGCAGTATTGAAATGGTCAACTGTGTTAGTCCAAGCTATGTTGAAAAACATGGCTTACCGACTCAATTGGATGAGCTGCATAAGCACTTTGTGGTGGATTACTCTCCAGATCAGAGCATTGCAGCAAGTGGCTTTGAATACGTTAAAAACAGCAAGACTTACTTCGTTTCAACCCAAAGCTTAATTTCTGTGAGTACAACGGATGCTTATTTGTCTGCCTGTTTGAGTGGGTTGGGTATCATTCAGTTACCTAAGTGGGGTGTTCAAGAACAGATCGCCAAAGGTGAACTGATAGAAGTGCTCAGCGACTATGTTTGTAAACCAATGACGATGTCAGTGCTCTATGAGTCGAGACATCAACAGCCCAGAAGAATACGGGAGTTCATCGATTGGATAAGCAGCCTATTTGAAAGGATGAGCCACAATAAAAAAGAGACAAACTTGTAA
- a CDS encoding SDR family NAD(P)-dependent oxidoreductase produces MNKIALITGGSRGLGRSAAIKLAEKNVDIIFTYHSNQQAAMDVIEEIQRKGQKAVALQCDIRDTSTFDTFVQSLKTILQEQFSRSDIDYLFNNAGTGLHATIEDTSVDDLVEMFDTHVKGPFVFTQKMLPLIKSGGHIVNVSSGLTRFSFPGSAAYAMAKGAVEVMTRYMAKEFSAKNIRVNTLAPGAIATDFRGGAIRDSQQAQAMVSSVTALGRVGEADDIGKIISSMFSEGFDWVTGQRIEASGGMIL; encoded by the coding sequence ATGAACAAAATTGCTTTAATCACTGGTGGTAGTCGTGGCTTAGGTAGAAGCGCAGCAATTAAACTCGCAGAAAAGAATGTCGACATCATTTTCACCTACCACAGCAACCAACAAGCGGCGATGGACGTTATCGAAGAGATTCAGCGCAAGGGGCAAAAAGCAGTCGCTCTGCAATGTGATATTCGCGATACATCTACGTTTGACACTTTCGTTCAGTCACTAAAAACTATCTTGCAGGAACAATTCTCGCGTTCTGATATTGATTATCTGTTTAACAACGCGGGTACTGGTTTACATGCAACGATTGAAGACACCAGTGTTGATGATCTCGTAGAGATGTTTGATACCCATGTTAAAGGTCCATTCGTTTTCACTCAAAAAATGCTTCCTCTTATCAAATCAGGCGGTCACATCGTCAATGTTTCTTCTGGCCTAACACGTTTCTCTTTCCCAGGGTCTGCGGCTTACGCAATGGCAAAAGGCGCTGTAGAAGTGATGACACGATATATGGCTAAAGAATTTTCTGCCAAAAACATCCGTGTGAATACTTTGGCTCCTGGCGCTATCGCTACCGATTTTAGAGGTGGAGCCATTCGCGATAGCCAACAGGCGCAAGCCATGGTTTCATCAGTTACCGCACTAGGTCGAGTAGGTGAAGCTGACGATATTGGAAAAATCATATCCTCTATGTTTAGTGAAGGTTTTGATTGGGTAACAGGACAACGTATTGAAGCATCTGGCGGTATGATACTTTAG
- the yghU gene encoding glutathione-dependent disulfide-bond oxidoreductase, which produces MASEYIPPRVWTMDSENGGQWASINRPDSGARFERELPVGSHPIQLYSMGTPNGQKVTIMLEELLALGVTEAEYDAFLIRIGDSDQFSSGFVAVNPNSKIPAMVDRSGAEPVNVFESGNILFYLAEKFGHLLPKEGAARAQVMNWLFWLQGSAPYLGGGFGHFYAYAPEKFEYPINRFAMEAKRQLDVLDKQLAKNTFIAGEEYSIADIAIWPWYGNLALGKAYNAGEFLDVESYTHVQRWAKMMAERPAVQRGRIVNRTMGEEWERVDERHSAADIDAVLSKQPK; this is translated from the coding sequence ATGGCAAGTGAATATATCCCACCAAGAGTCTGGACAATGGATAGCGAAAACGGTGGTCAATGGGCGAGCATTAACCGACCTGATTCAGGTGCTCGTTTTGAAAGAGAACTTCCAGTGGGCTCTCACCCAATTCAGCTTTACTCAATGGGTACGCCAAATGGGCAGAAAGTAACCATTATGCTTGAAGAGCTGCTTGCTCTTGGGGTAACGGAAGCTGAGTACGATGCGTTCCTGATTCGCATTGGCGACAGCGACCAGTTCAGTTCTGGATTTGTAGCGGTAAACCCAAACTCTAAAATTCCAGCGATGGTTGACCGTTCAGGTGCAGAGCCTGTAAACGTATTTGAGTCAGGCAACATTCTGTTTTATCTTGCTGAGAAGTTTGGTCATCTTCTACCAAAAGAAGGTGCAGCACGTGCTCAAGTGATGAACTGGCTATTCTGGTTACAAGGTTCTGCGCCATATCTAGGCGGTGGCTTTGGTCACTTCTATGCGTACGCGCCAGAGAAATTCGAATATCCGATTAACCGTTTTGCGATGGAAGCAAAACGTCAACTGGATGTACTGGATAAACAGCTAGCAAAAAACACCTTTATTGCTGGTGAAGAATACAGCATTGCGGATATCGCGATTTGGCCTTGGTATGGCAATCTAGCGTTAGGTAAAGCGTACAACGCAGGTGAGTTTCTTGATGTTGAGTCATACACTCACGTTCAACGTTGGGCGAAGATGATGGCAGAGCGCCCAGCGGTGCAACGCGGACGTATTGTAAACCGAACCATGGGTGAAGAGTGGGAGCGTGTCGACGAACGACACAGTGCCGCAGATATTGATGCAGTACTGAGCAAGCAGCCCAAATAG
- a CDS encoding MetQ/NlpA family ABC transporter substrate-binding protein, translating to MNGYKKLTQLGLVASLVFGLAACGQKESDEISVGATVGPHAQVVEAVAKEAAKQGLKVKVVEFSDYITPNAALEDGSIDLNSYQHLPFLNNYNKSQGSHLVSIGESILMRMGIYSNKYKSLEELPENARVAIPNDPTNGGRGLLLFADAGLITLRADVGFKASLNDIVENPKNFEFLEVDAAQLPRTLDDVDAAAITMNYVMSAGLDPKKQGIYLESKQAPLAVMVIASREKDKDKEAYKKFVEIYQSQAIRDFMQQTFNGTIEPAF from the coding sequence ATGAACGGATATAAAAAACTCACTCAGTTGGGTTTAGTGGCTTCTTTGGTTTTCGGTCTAGCGGCATGCGGCCAGAAAGAGAGTGATGAAATCTCGGTTGGTGCAACTGTAGGTCCACACGCACAGGTTGTTGAAGCAGTAGCGAAAGAAGCAGCCAAGCAAGGTCTTAAAGTGAAAGTTGTTGAGTTTTCGGATTACATTACGCCAAACGCAGCATTGGAAGATGGCAGCATCGATTTGAATAGCTACCAACACCTACCTTTCCTAAACAACTACAACAAGAGTCAAGGTTCTCACCTTGTTTCTATTGGTGAATCTATTCTAATGCGTATGGGTATTTACTCTAATAAATACAAATCATTAGAAGAGTTACCAGAGAACGCTCGTGTTGCAATTCCAAATGACCCAACAAACGGTGGCCGTGGTTTACTACTGTTTGCTGATGCAGGTTTGATCACGCTAAGAGCGGATGTGGGCTTTAAAGCTTCTCTAAATGACATCGTTGAAAACCCGAAAAATTTTGAGTTTCTTGAAGTAGATGCAGCTCAACTGCCGCGTACACTTGACGATGTTGATGCAGCGGCTATTACGATGAACTACGTTATGTCGGCAGGTCTTGATCCAAAGAAACAAGGTATCTACCTAGAATCTAAGCAAGCACCACTTGCAGTTATGGTGATTGCAAGTCGTGAAAAAGACAAGGATAAAGAGGCATACAAGAAGTTCGTGGAGATCTATCAATCACAAGCGATTCGTGACTTCATGCAACAAACTTTTAATGGCACGATCGAGCCTGCATTCTAA
- a CDS encoding GntR family transcriptional regulator, with the protein MEPNIKLYQKIANHFKTEIFNGVYKVGDMLPAERVIAEQMEVSRTVIREAMIMLEVEGYVEVRKGSGIRVISTQVDNVVPDIAQATGDLGFMLTCGPFELLQARQLFESNIAEFAATQATKQDLVALMKIQEQAKQDDYSRDSYWDIEFHIQMARCTQNSVVVHIAEMLSKHRENNPYWKKLHEHIEDNKIRSWCSDHDEIVKALIKRDPVAARQATWQHIENTKTMLFDASNDDYDRFLFSESPIITA; encoded by the coding sequence ATGGAACCGAATATTAAGCTTTATCAGAAAATCGCCAATCACTTCAAAACAGAAATCTTCAATGGCGTTTATAAAGTTGGGGATATGCTTCCCGCAGAGCGAGTGATTGCTGAGCAGATGGAAGTCAGTCGAACAGTGATTCGTGAAGCAATGATAATGCTTGAAGTAGAAGGCTATGTTGAAGTGCGTAAGGGGTCGGGTATCCGAGTCATTAGCACGCAGGTAGACAACGTAGTACCAGATATTGCGCAAGCAACTGGTGACCTTGGTTTCATGCTCACTTGTGGCCCATTTGAGTTATTGCAGGCTCGTCAGCTATTTGAAAGTAATATTGCTGAATTTGCTGCGACTCAAGCGACCAAACAAGACTTGGTCGCTTTGATGAAAATCCAAGAGCAAGCAAAGCAAGACGATTACTCACGTGATTCTTACTGGGACATTGAATTTCACATTCAAATGGCTCGCTGCACACAAAACTCGGTAGTGGTGCATATTGCGGAAATGCTGTCGAAACACCGTGAAAACAACCCGTATTGGAAGAAGCTTCACGAGCATATCGAAGACAACAAGATTCGTAGCTGGTGTAGTGATCACGATGAGATTGTTAAAGCATTAATTAAACGTGACCCAGTGGCTGCGCGTCAAGCAACATGGCAGCATATTGAGAACACCAAAACGATGCTGTTCGATGCTTCTAATGACGATTATGACCGTTTCTTGTTCTCAGAAAGTCCAATCATCACAGCATAA